The sequence below is a genomic window from Mycobacterium spongiae.
GCGCCTGCCTCGACTACGCCGATGTCCCCAGCAACGAGGAAATCCACACTCAGCACTACGCATTCCTCGTCTCCGACGAGGAGTTCGACACGATCTACGGCAAGATACGATCCCGCGGTTTGCCGCACTGGGCCGACCCGGGTGCGACCCGGCCCGGCGAGATCAACCGCAGAGACGGGGGGCGCGGCGTCTACTTTCCGGATCCCTCGGGACACTCCATGGAGATACTCACCCGGCCCTACGGCTCCGGCGGTTAGTCGCCCCCGCGTAGCGCGCCGTGCCGCCGGCTCTCCTGATCCCGATAATCATCGGCGAATTGCGCGACGTGGCGCGGCAGAGCACCGACGGCGACATCGGCCAGGGTTGTTTCTTCGAGCACCGACCGCATGCTGGCCCGTAGCGCTCGCCAGACGTCGGTCAGTGCGGCAGTTGGGCCCGAGTACGGCAGGTCACCGAGCCCGATATCGCGGACGCTGGCTAGGGGTCCGTCGATACAGCGCAGAACGTCGGCAATGCTGATCTCGGTCCCCGGACGCGCCAACTCATAGCCGCCTTCGCGGCCGCGGTGGCTTCGTACCAGGCGGTCCGTGCGCAGATTGGTCAGGATGTCCACAAGAAACTGCGGCGGTATGCCCTGCGCCTGCGCAAGGTCATCGGTCTTGACCAGGGTGCCGCTGTCCGCCGCAGCCAGCTGAACCATGGCCCGCACCGCGTACTCCGCTTTGGCCGACATCCGCACGCTGAGGATTCTGCCAGTCAGCGCGTCACACTCAGCACCGCATCGGTGTACTCGGGCCGGCAGACCAGCAGATCGGGCAGCAGGGGGTCGGTGCGGTTGTACCGCAACGCGCTCCCGTCCAAACGAGACGTGTGCAAACCGGCCGCGCGCGCCACGGCAACGGGCGCCGCCGAATCCCATTCGTACTGGCCCCCGGCGTGAACGTAGACATCGGCCGATCCCTGGATCACCGCGGCGACTTTGGCGCCGGCCGAACCCATCGGCACCAAGGTGCCGCCCAGACGTTCGCACACCCGCAATGCGATCGCCGGCGGGCGGGTCCGCGACACCGCGATCCGGGGGGAGCCCGGTTCCGACGCTGGCGGCGCCACGTCGGGGGTGGCCAGAGTAA
It includes:
- a CDS encoding VOC family protein — its product is MSISFNHTIVASRDKRASAEFLTELFDLPSPTPFGRFMVVTLEHGACLDYADVPSNEEIHTQHYAFLVSDEEFDTIYGKIRSRGLPHWADPGATRPGEINRRDGGRGVYFPDPSGHSMEILTRPYGSGG
- a CDS encoding Rrf2 family transcriptional regulator, yielding MRMSAKAEYAVRAMVQLAAADSGTLVKTDDLAQAQGIPPQFLVDILTNLRTDRLVRSHRGREGGYELARPGTEISIADVLRCIDGPLASVRDIGLGDLPYSGPTAALTDVWRALRASMRSVLEETTLADVAVGALPRHVAQFADDYRDQESRRHGALRGGD